Part of the Arthrobacter globiformis genome is shown below.
TGCGCGGCAACGTGGTTGACGGCCAGACCCCCGGCGGCAAGCTGATCCGCCGCGGCGGCATCTGAGGACCGCGCGGTGGCTGTGCATGCCCATTCACCGCGCGGCTCTTCGGCGCCGTGGGGCGCCGGCCCTGGAACTGCCAGTGCCCGCGGGACCGCCAAGGCCCGCGGCCTGGCCGTCTGGGTAGCTCCGCCCGAAGGCCAGGACATCGACCCCGAAGTCCTGGCCCGGGCCGCCGAGCTGCTGCTGGCGCGGGCCCTTCGATTTGCTCCGGAGGCGGAAGTCCACTGGCCCGCCGCCCGAGCTGCAACTTCCGCCGCCGGGACGCACCCAGGCACGCCCCCAGGGGAGGGGGAACCCAATGGTGCGCCCGACGGCGGAACTCCCGTGCCGCCGTCGTCCTCCCTGGAGGATTCCCTGCAACCGGACTCCTCGGAACTGGAGTCCGCCGAAACGGACGACGGCGGCGCACCCCACCTCGCGCCGTCGGCCGGGCACGTCAGCCGGGTGGCCGTGGACCTTTCCCGGTCCGAAGTGCTGCTGGACGGCGTGCGGGTGCCGCTGACCGGCGTCGAGTTCAAGCTGCTGCGCTACTTGGTGGAACACTGTTCACGGACCGTTGACCGGGAGGAGCTGCGGCTGTTCCTGGAGTCGTTCGACAGCCCCGGCGCCGCAACCCGTTCCATCGACGTCTATGTGGGCCGGGTCCGGCGGAAGTTGCGCGGCGGCCGGCACGCGATCGCCACGGTCCGCGGCGGCGGCTACCGCTTCATCTGCGGGCCTGCAGCCACCGTGCGCGGCCCGGCGGAATACAGTATCTAGGGCTGCTGTTATCCATATCAGTCCGATCAGTCATTGTGCTTGACCAGATTTTTCGCTCAAACCCAGATCCATCAGAAGGAATGCCATGAGCCCCAAACTGACCACCAAGCTCCAGCCCGGAACCCAGGCGCCGGACTTTACCCTGCGGGACGCTGAAGGCAAGCAGACCACGCTGGCCGACTACCGCGGCAAGAACGTCATTGTGTACTTCTACCCGGAAGCGGCCACCCCCGGCTGCACCACGGAGGCCTGCGACTTCCGCGACAACCTGGCCTCCTTCCAGGGCTCCGGCTACGCGGTGCTGGGCATCTCCCCCGACGCGCCGGAGAAGCTGGCGAACTTCACGGGCGACTTCGGGCTCACCTTCCCGCTCCTGGCTGACGAGGACCACGCGGTTGCCCTGGCCTACGGCGCCTGGGGCGAGAAGCTCATCGACGGCGAAGTCCAGGAGGGCATCGTCCGCTCCACCGTGGTCCTGGATCCCGAAGGCAAGGTCACGCTGGCCCAGTACCAGGTCAAGGCACAGGGCCACGTCCAGGCCCTCCGCGAACAGCTCGGCGTCTAACCCCCGACGCTTCCTCACCTTTCGGCGCCTAAACACAAACGCTTCCTCACCTTTCGTCGCTTAAACCGAGACGCTCCTGCATGAACTGCAGGAGCGTTTCGTTTCAAGCGGCAGGACCTGAGGAAGCGTTTCCTACTTCAGGACGACGGTCCGATTGCCGTTCAGGATGATGCGGCCTTCGCAGTGCCAGCGGACGGCGTTGCTGAGCGCCTTGCACTCGGTGTCCCGGCCGGCGGCGACCAGATCCTCGGGGCCGAAGGTGTGGTCCACCTCCACCACCTGCTGCGCGATGATCGGGCCCTCATCGAGCTCGGCGTTCACGTAGTGCGCGGTGGCGCCCACGGTTTTCACGCCGCGGGCGTAGGCCTGGTGGTACGGCTTGGCCCCCTTGAACGACGGCAGGAACGAGTGGTGGATGTTGATCGCCCTGCCATCCAGCTTCCGTGCCAGGTCGTCGCTGAGGACCTGCATGTACCGGGCCAGCACCACCAGCTCAACATCGAGCTCGTCCACGATGTCCAGCAGCCGTGCCTCCGCCTGCGGCTTGGTGGCCGCCGTGACGGGGACGTGGAAGAACGGGATGCCGTGCCACTCCACGAGTGTCTGATGGTCCGTATGGTTGGAAACCACGCCCACAACGTCGATGGGAAGCTCCCCCACCCGGGCCCGGAAAAGCAGGTCGTTGAGGCAGTGGCCGAACTTCGAGACCATGATCAGGACCTTGCGGCGGGACCCGTTCCGTTCCAGCCGCCACTTCATGTCGTACTTCTCGGCCACCGGGGTGAATCCGGCGCGGAGCTGCTCCAGCGTAGCTTCGTTGCCGTCCGAGGCGAAGTGCACACGCATGAAGAAGTGGCCTTCGGCCCGGTCGCCGAACTGCTTGTTGTCGATGATGTCGCACTCGTGTTCCAGCAGGAAGCCGGAGACGGCGTGCACGATGCCCGGGCCTTCGGGGCAGTCCAGGGTCAGCACGTGCTCGACGGCGCTGTTCGCCTGCCCGGAGGTGCGGTTCTCAGTCTGAATAGCAGTCATGGTTTCAGCACTCAATTACATTCACGGCGAGGCCTCCTCGAGAGGTTTCCTTGTACTTGGTTTTCATGTCGGCGCCGGTTTCGCGCATGGTCTTGATGGCCTTGTCCAACGACACCTTGTGGCTGCCGTCCCCGTGCAGGGCAAGGCGGGCGGCGTTGATGGCCTTGACGCTGGCGATGGCGTTGCGCTCGATGCAGGGGATCTGCACCAGCCCGCCCACGGGGTCGCAGGTCAGCCCGAGGTTGTGTTCGATCCCCACCTCGGCGGCGTTTTCCACCTGTTCGGGCGTGCCGCCCAGCACCTCGCAGAGCCCGGCGGCCGCCATGGAGCAGGCGGAGCCCACTTCGCCCTGGCAGCCCACCTCAGCACCGGAGATGGAGGCGTTGATCTTGAACAGAATCCCGACGGCGGCCGCCGCCAGCAGGAAGCGGACCACACCGTCGTCGTCCGCTCCGGGAACAAACTTCATGTAGTAGTGCAGGACTGCCGGCACGATTCCGGCCGCCCCGTTGGTGGGGGCGGTGACGATGCGGCCGCCGGCCGCATTCTCCTCGTTGACGGCCAGCGCGTAGAGGTTCACCCACTCCATGGCGCGGAGCGGATCGGTGACGCCGGTGTCCGCCGTCAGGGTCTGGAACAACGACGGCGCCCGCCGCGGAACGTTGAGCCCGCCGGGAAGGATGCCTTCCGCGGCGCAGCCGTTGTCCACGCATTCGCGCATGACGGCCCACAGCTTCAGCAGCTCCTCGCGGAGCTCCGCCTCGCTGCGCCACACCAGTTCATTGGCGAGCATCACGTCCGAGATCGACATGTTTTCGCGGCTGCAGATCTCCAGGAGCTCGTTGGCCGTGGTGAAGGGGTACGGCAGCGGGGTTTCGTCCGCCACCACCTTGGCGTTGGCGTCGGCGTCGCCGTCAACGACGAAGCCGCCGCCGATGGAGTAGAAGCTCCGTTCGCTCAGCACCGTGCCCGCGTGGTCCAGGGCGCGGAAGGTCATGCCGTTGGGGTGGGCCGGCAGCGACTTGCGCCGGTGCAGCACCACGTCCTCGTCCCAGTTGAAGTCCACCCGGTGGTCCCCGCCGATCCGCAGTTCGGCGTCCAGGGCGGCGGCTGCCACCTGGTCATCGGCGGTGGAGGTGTCCACGGTTTCCGGGTCAAGGCCCTGCAGGCCCAGCACCACGGCCTTGTCGGAGCCGTGGCCCCGGCCCGTGGCACCGAGGGACCCGAAGAGCTCCGCCTGGACCCGGGTGGTGGAGCTTAGCAGCCCGCCACCCTTGAGCCCGTCGGCGAACTGCTTCGCCGCCCGCATCGGGCCGACCGTGTGTGACGACGACGGCCCGATGCCAACAGAAAACAGGTCCAGCGCGCTGAGCGCCATTAGGGCACCTCGGGGGAAGCGAACTCCCTCATGGAATCCAGGAGCCAGCGGCCCAGGTAGTCCGCGAACGAGGCGCGGGGGAACAGCCGGAAGCTCTCCTCCCCGGTCTTGAACAGGACCACCGGGATGTTGCCGACCTCGGTGTTCAGGGCGGTGCCGGGCTTGAGGGTGCGCGGGTGCAGGTCCAGGGCGCAGCCCTTCTCCAGCACTGCACGGGCCCGCGGGCCGGACAGCTCAAAAGTGGTGCGGTTGGCGGACAGGTCCACCACCTGCCCGGCGGCGTCGCCCAGGGCCGACTTCAGGGAACCGATCAGGTCCCCGCCCAGTGAGTCGTGGGCGTCTTCCGGCGCCACGACCAGGAACTCCTGCGGGCCGAGCCACAGGGCGCTTACCCGGTCCGTGCCGCGGACTTCGCCGCACCGCGTCGGCAGGCCGCCGGTGACGGAACCGATCCTGGTGCCGGCCTCGGAGCCGAGGTCAACCCGGACGCCGGCCATGGTCTGGAACGGGCCCTCTTTGAGGGTGACTGTTCCCTGCACGGACCCGGTGTCGAATGCTTCGGCCAGGTGTGAAGCTGGGCTGCGGCGGATTTCCCGGAGTCCATTGATGCCTGTGAAAGCTGCGGTGTTAGCCATCTTTGCGGGTCCCTTCGGGGTCAAACAGTACGGTTTCTGCGACAACAACGTCCACGAGCTGGTCGCCTGCAGCAGCCACGAGGGTTTCGCCGATCCGGTTGCGGCCGTTCTTGATCAGGGCCAGGCCGAACGACCTGCCCAGTGCTGCGCTGTGGTAGCTGGAGGTTACGAAGCCTTCCATGGGAACCGGGCCGTAGGCGGGGTTGGTGGAGCGGCCCTTTTCCACGAGCTGGGTTCCTTCCGGCAACCGCAGCGAGCCGTCCACCGGCAGGACGCTGACCAGGTGCTTGCGGTCATCGCGGTGCTGGTCGATGCGGGAGTAGGAACGCTTGCCGATGAAGTCCTTGGCCTTGGAGACGATCCATTCCATGCCGGCATCCTGCGGGGTGACGGTGCCGTCGGTGTCCTGCCCGACGATCGGGTAGCCCTTCTCGGCGCGCAGCACGTGCATGGTCTCGGTGCCGTAGGGGGTGATGTTGAATTCGGCGCCGGCCGCTGCCACGGATTCCCAGGTGTTCAGCCCGTACCAGGACGGCACGTTGATTTCGTAGGCCAGTTCACCGGAGAACGAGATCCGGCAGATGCGGGCCTTCACGCCGGACGCGAGGGTGGTTTCGCGGAAGGTCATGAACGGGAACGCCTCGGCGTCCAGGCCGCCGTTGGCGGCCAGTTCCGGGGCAACCTTGGCGATGACGTCGCGGGACTTGGGCCCGACGACGGCGATCGTGCTCCACTGTTCGGTCACCGAGGTGCAGTGCACGTCGAGTTCCGGCCATTCGGTCTGCAGCCATTCCTCCAGCCAGTCCAGCACCTTGGCGGCGCCGCCGGTGGTGGTGGTCATGAAGTAAGTTTCCTCGTCCAGGCGCAGGGTCACGCCGTCGTCGAAGATCATGCCGTCCGAGAGGCACATGACGCCGTAGCGGGCGGAACCCGGGGCCAGCTTCTTGAACGCGTTGGTGTAGATCCGGTTCAGGAACTCGCCGGCGTCCTTGCCACGGATCTCGATCTTGCCGAGGGTGGTGGCGTCCATGAAGCCCACGGAGTCGCGGACGGCTGCGCACTCGCGGAGCACCGCTTCGTCCATGTCCTCGCCGTTCTGCGGGTAGTACCAGGGCCGCTTCCACTGCCCGACGTCCTCGAACAGTGCGCCCTGGGCGACGTGCCACGGGTGGATCGAGGTGACGCGGGCGGGGTCGAACAGCTCGCCGCGCTGGCGTCCGGCCAGTGCTGCGAAGGCCACCGGCGTGAACGGTGCACGGTAGGTGGTGGTGCCGATGTCGCCGATGCCACGGGAGGCCTCGCCGGCCTGGCGGAGTGCCGCGGCGATGACGCCGATGGCGTTCACGCCGGACGTCTTGCCCTGGTCGTTGGCGGTGCTGATGGAGGTGTAGCGCTTGATGTGCTCGACGGACCGCATGCCGGCGCCGGTGGAGCGCAGGACGTCGGCCACGGACTGGTCACGCTGGAAGTCGACGAAGTGGTGGTGCCAGTCATCGGGGGTTCCGGTCTGGCCGGGGACCAGCCACAGCTGGCGGGTCGGGGCGGATGCCTTCGGCTCCGAAAAGACCAGAGGTTCCACGCCTGCGTCAGAATTTTCAGGCTCGAAGCCTGCAGCGATGGCTGCCGAAACGCCGGCCGAGATGCCCTCGGCCAGGCAGTCAGCGAGTTCGAAGCTGCCGCGGCCGGAGCCGATGGTCTGCTGGTTCGGAACCACGGTGGCCGGCACGAAGGCCGCGAGCTCCTCGTCCCAGCGCAGCTTGCCCTGGCGCTGGGAGTGGAGGTGCACCAGCGGGCTCCAGCCGCCGGACACTGCCAGCAGGTCGGCGGCGATTTCTTCGATGCCCGAGGTGAGTTCGCCGTCGTCGTTAATGCTGCGGACGGTGACGCTGTTCAGCCG
Proteins encoded:
- the purU gene encoding formyltetrahydrofolate deformylase, which produces MTAIQTENRTSGQANSAVEHVLTLDCPEGPGIVHAVSGFLLEHECDIIDNKQFGDRAEGHFFMRVHFASDGNEATLEQLRAGFTPVAEKYDMKWRLERNGSRRKVLIMVSKFGHCLNDLLFRARVGELPIDVVGVVSNHTDHQTLVEWHGIPFFHVPVTAATKPQAEARLLDIVDELDVELVVLARYMQVLSDDLARKLDGRAINIHHSFLPSFKGAKPYHQAYARGVKTVGATAHYVNAELDEGPIIAQQVVEVDHTFGPEDLVAAGRDTECKALSNAVRWHCEGRIILNGNRTVVLK
- the bcp gene encoding thioredoxin-dependent thiol peroxidase codes for the protein MSPKLTTKLQPGTQAPDFTLRDAEGKQTTLADYRGKNVIVYFYPEAATPGCTTEACDFRDNLASFQGSGYAVLGISPDAPEKLANFTGDFGLTFPLLADEDHAVALAYGAWGEKLIDGEVQEGIVRSTVVLDPEGKVTLAQYQVKAQGHVQALREQLGV
- a CDS encoding sarcosine oxidase subunit alpha family protein — encoded protein: MTSQNARLSTGGRIDRSISWRFTVDGEEFTGHPGDTLASALLANGRVAAGNSLYEDRARGILAAGVEEPNALVRIEARFPGDVAESMLPATTVSLVDGLKAGFLNGLGKLDPADDRAEYDKKYVHADVLVIGGGPAGLAAAREAVRSGARVILMDDQPELGGSLLSGSTAPELAETIEGKPALEWVADVEAELVSGAESTVLNRTTAFGAYDANYVIAVQNRTDHLSSPAAAGVSRQRIWHIRASQVVLAPGAHERPLVFENNDRPGIMLASAVRSYLNRYAVAAGQRVVISTTNDSAYALASDLRAAGVKVAAVVDARSSLTPVASAAVEAGTRVLIGSAVANTAADADGRLNSVTVRSINDDGELTSGIEEIAADLLAVSGGWSPLVHLHSQRQGKLRWDEELAAFVPATVVPNQQTIGSGRGSFELADCLAEGISAGVSAAIAAGFEPENSDAGVEPLVFSEPKASAPTRQLWLVPGQTGTPDDWHHHFVDFQRDQSVADVLRSTGAGMRSVEHIKRYTSISTANDQGKTSGVNAIGVIAAALRQAGEASRGIGDIGTTTYRAPFTPVAFAALAGRQRGELFDPARVTSIHPWHVAQGALFEDVGQWKRPWYYPQNGEDMDEAVLRECAAVRDSVGFMDATTLGKIEIRGKDAGEFLNRIYTNAFKKLAPGSARYGVMCLSDGMIFDDGVTLRLDEETYFMTTTTGGAAKVLDWLEEWLQTEWPELDVHCTSVTEQWSTIAVVGPKSRDVIAKVAPELAANGGLDAEAFPFMTFRETTLASGVKARICRISFSGELAYEINVPSWYGLNTWESVAAAGAEFNITPYGTETMHVLRAEKGYPIVGQDTDGTVTPQDAGMEWIVSKAKDFIGKRSYSRIDQHRDDRKHLVSVLPVDGSLRLPEGTQLVEKGRSTNPAYGPVPMEGFVTSSYHSAALGRSFGLALIKNGRNRIGETLVAAAGDQLVDVVVAETVLFDPEGTRKDG
- a CDS encoding winged helix-turn-helix domain-containing protein, which translates into the protein MAVHAHSPRGSSAPWGAGPGTASARGTAKARGLAVWVAPPEGQDIDPEVLARAAELLLARALRFAPEAEVHWPAARAATSAAGTHPGTPPGEGEPNGAPDGGTPVPPSSSLEDSLQPDSSELESAETDDGGAPHLAPSAGHVSRVAVDLSRSEVLLDGVRVPLTGVEFKLLRYLVEHCSRTVDREELRLFLESFDSPGAATRSIDVYVGRVRRKLRGGRHAIATVRGGGYRFICGPAATVRGPAEYSI
- a CDS encoding sarcosine oxidase subunit gamma, yielding MANTAAFTGINGLREIRRSPASHLAEAFDTGSVQGTVTLKEGPFQTMAGVRVDLGSEAGTRIGSVTGGLPTRCGEVRGTDRVSALWLGPQEFLVVAPEDAHDSLGGDLIGSLKSALGDAAGQVVDLSANRTTFELSGPRARAVLEKGCALDLHPRTLKPGTALNTEVGNIPVVLFKTGEESFRLFPRASFADYLGRWLLDSMREFASPEVP
- a CDS encoding L-serine ammonia-lyase is translated as MALSALDLFSVGIGPSSSHTVGPMRAAKQFADGLKGGGLLSSTTRVQAELFGSLGATGRGHGSDKAVVLGLQGLDPETVDTSTADDQVAAAALDAELRIGGDHRVDFNWDEDVVLHRRKSLPAHPNGMTFRALDHAGTVLSERSFYSIGGGFVVDGDADANAKVVADETPLPYPFTTANELLEICSRENMSISDVMLANELVWRSEAELREELLKLWAVMRECVDNGCAAEGILPGGLNVPRRAPSLFQTLTADTGVTDPLRAMEWVNLYALAVNEENAAGGRIVTAPTNGAAGIVPAVLHYYMKFVPGADDDGVVRFLLAAAAVGILFKINASISGAEVGCQGEVGSACSMAAAGLCEVLGGTPEQVENAAEVGIEHNLGLTCDPVGGLVQIPCIERNAIASVKAINAARLALHGDGSHKVSLDKAIKTMRETGADMKTKYKETSRGGLAVNVIEC